The genomic interval CTTCAGGCATAGACCCGGAAGCTATTTCTCCCGCTGTTTTAAAGCTTCTACATCGCGGTGGTTTAAACAGCATGTTCTTTACAATTTGTATTGTCATCAGCGCATATACCTATACTGGAATTGCTCAGGGCGCAGGCTATTTTGATATATTGCTGGAACACCTTGTCGGTAAAAAGGCATCACAGGGTATGACCGTTCTTATAGCGGTTATTTCAGGAATATTTCTGACGATTTTTGGCGGTATCAGTTACATTCCGATCATTATGCTTGGCACGTTATTTAAAAAGCCATTCCTGCGTCACAATCTTGACCTCAGCAACTTATCGCGTACCTGCGAAGATACCGGTACGATGTTCATTGCCTGTGTTCCTTGGGCGTCCTCAGGGGTTTATTATCACGGAGTCTTTGGTGTCAGCGTGCTTACCTTTGCTCCCTGGATTATAATTTCTTTCATTTGTCCGGTTCTTGCCGTTATTTACGGGTACACTGGCTTTGGGATGAAAAAGATATCGCCAGAGGAGGCAAAACGTCAGTTAGCTGCATTAGAAGCAGAGGATTCCGTTATCGTGTAGGAGTTTTGTGAACGTTATGGATGTTAAGATTTATTAAATTAGCAGGATTTTAGGTGATGTAAAACAATTACATTTTGTAGGAAATATCGTTAGTTTTATTTATACCGACAAAATAGAAGGCGCGGTCATATTTTTGCCCGCGCCTTCGTCGCGTTGCTCGTATGCTTAAACCAGGCCGTAAAATGCCAGCCGTTTTTTCGTCTCTTCTTTTCCGAGCTGGCTTGCCACCTCGAAGACGCCGGGGCTGACTTTGCGGCCTGTGAGGGCCCAGCGCATCGGCGTAGCAGATTCTTTCATCGAACTTTCGTTGGCGGCGAAGATAGTCTGTGCCTGCTCGTGGAGGTGTTCAGGGGTGCCATCTCCCCACGCCGCAAGCAGTTCACCGTAGATTTTTTTGAGCTTCGGATGCAGCTCTTCTTTGATATCGTTCCCGTCGTAACGCTCCTGCACTTTGGCGAAGTCGAGGAAGTAGTCGCTGTATTCGGCGACCTGGATCGTCGTCTGGCCGCGTCCGCCCATCGTCTTTAGCGAGGCGGCGAGGTAGCCGTCGCCGAATTTGTCCACGGGCAACCCCATCTGTATCCAGAACGGGCGTATGACTTCCAGCAGTTTTTCCGGAGCCATGCGCTTCATCTGTTCCTGGTTTATGTGGTTGAGTTTGTCGATGTCAAGCACAGCGGGTTTTCTCGTGACGTTTTTGATGTCGAAGAGCTCCACCGCCTCGGCGCGGGAGAATATCTCCTCGCCGTTTCTCGGCGACCAGCCGAGCAGCGCGAGGAAGTTGAATACGCCGTCGGGGAGATAGCCCAGGTCGTTGTATTCAAATACGGAGGTCGCGCCCTGGCGCTTCGAGAGCTTTTTCTTGTCTTTGCCAAGTATCATTGGCAGGTGCGCGAATCCCGGCCTCTCAAAGCCGAGGGCGTCGTAGATTAGGAGCTGTTTCGGTGTGTTGATGACGTGGTCCTCGCCGCGGATGACCATGTTTATCCCCATCGTGTAGTCGTCGATGACGACGGCGTAATTGTAGGTCGGCATGCCGTCGCGCTTCATAATGACGATATCTTTTATGGTGCCGTCCTGATTGACGGAGGCGTTTTCACTCTCGACGTCGATGTCGCCGTAGACTTCGTCGTGGAAGTGGATATGTTTGCCCGGCAAAACTTTGAAGAAGACCGCGCCGTCCTGTTCGTAGGCCTTGCCCTCGTCGAGGAGCTGCTGCGTGTATTTTTTATAAAGGTGCATACGCTCCGACTGGCGGTAAGGCCCGTAATCTCCGCCCTTGTCGGGGCCCTCGTCCCAATCCAGTCCCATCCAGCGCATGCCGTCGAGGATGCTCTGTTCGTATTCCTTTGTCGAACGCTCCAGGTCGGTATCCTCGATGCGAAGCACGAAAGCGCCGCCAGTCCGGCGCGCGAGTAGCCAGTTGAAGAGCGCGGTGTGCGCTCCGCCGATGTGGAGCGATCCCGTCGGGCTCGGTGCGAATCTTACTCTTACCTTATCGGTCATTTATTATTTCCTCCCCTGAATTTTTACATATTCTATGTGGCGATAACAGAAACGATTCCTTTAAAATAGTCTTTGGAGTATTATAGACGAACCGCACTGGCGGCGTATAGACTCATTGCCACAAGTGAATATTATATCCTAAAGACTGCGAGGATGGGTTATGAAAAAACAAATGCTATTGATAGACGGACACGGGCTCGCGTATCGGGGCTTTTACGCGCTGCCGGAAAATCTCGCGGCGACGGACGGGACGCCGACGAACGCCATCCTTGGGTTTATGAATATGCTGATGAAGGCGCTTGAGGAGTGGCCCTCCGAAGGGCTGGGAATATTTTTTGACGCGAAGGGGCCGACGAAGCGCCACGAACTGTTTGAAAATTATAAGGAGGGACGCAAACCGATGCCCGATTCCTTCAAGGTACAGCTGCCGCTTATCGTGGAGCTCTGCGCCGGAATGGGGCTGCCGGTCTTCATGCGCGAGGGGGTTGAGGCGGACGACTGTATCGTCTCCACGGCGGTGGCCGGCGCACGTGACGGCTGGGGCGTGAAGATACTCTCCGCTGATAAAGACCTGTTTCAGGCGATAAACGGTGATATAGCGGTGATCCGCCCCTCGCGCGGCGTGACGGACTTTAACCTTTGTGACGAGGAGAGTTTCAGGGAGAAGTACGGATTTGAACCTATGCTGATGGCCGACTATCTCGCGCTGGTGGGCGACGCGGTGGATAACATCCCCGGTGTTCCCGGCATCGGCGACAAGACGGCGAAGGAGCTGGTCGGTAAGTTCGGCGCGCTGGAGGGGATTTATGAAAATCTCGATTCGGTGGCCAAGGCGCGCCGCGGCAGGCTTGAAGAGCATCGGGAGCTGGCCTTCCGCAGCCGCGAGCTGATCGTTCCGCAGCCGACGGCGCCGGTGCCTTTCGCAGAGCTGGCGGTGGGTGATCCGCGGATGGAGGAGCTTCTGCCCTTATGCCGCCGTCTGGGGCTGAAAAAGCTGTTGGAACGTTTCGCTGACGGCACGGAGCCCGCTGCCGGCGAGGAGGCGCAGAGTGTCATGACCCGGGAGATAAAGGCTGTTGATGTTTCGCTAGATGAGCTGCTTGCCTCGGACGATCTTGCGATAGCGCCGGCGGTGATTTTGCTCGGCGGTTTCGCCCTCGCCGACAGGGAGGGACGGACGGCTAACCTTGACCTTTCCTCTGCCGAAGATGTCGAAAAGTTCCGCGGCTGGTCTGAGCATGGGACGCTCACCCTCTATGGCTGCCGGACGCTGATGTCTCTCTCCCCGGAGCTGCCGCTGCCGCCATTTGAGAGGATACGCGACCTTGAGATCGCCAATTATCTGCTTCATCCCGACCGCGGCGGCTTAAAGGGCATCGCGCGCGCCATCGGCGGAGATCTGCCGGAGGACCGTGAGCTGGCGCTGCGTCTCTTCGACCTGTATGAGTTTTTTGAACCCGATATAAAGAGGTACGGTCTGGATAAGGTGATGCTGGAGATCGACCTGCCGCTCTCCAGAACGCTCGCCAAGATGTACCGCACGGGGATACACGCGGACGCCGAGATGCTTGCCGCAGTGGAGGATGAGCTTTCGCACAACATCGCCGCCGCGGAGGCGGATATCGAAAACTATGTTGGCGAGAGGATAAATCTTTCGTCTCCGAAGCAGGTGAGCCAGCTTCTCTTTGAGCGGCTGA from Cloacibacillus sp. carries:
- a CDS encoding glutamate--tRNA ligase family protein, coding for MTDKVRVRFAPSPTGSLHIGGAHTALFNWLLARRTGGAFVLRIEDTDLERSTKEYEQSILDGMRWMGLDWDEGPDKGGDYGPYRQSERMHLYKKYTQQLLDEGKAYEQDGAVFFKVLPGKHIHFHDEVYGDIDVESENASVNQDGTIKDIVIMKRDGMPTYNYAVVIDDYTMGINMVIRGEDHVINTPKQLLIYDALGFERPGFAHLPMILGKDKKKLSKRQGATSVFEYNDLGYLPDGVFNFLALLGWSPRNGEEIFSRAEAVELFDIKNVTRKPAVLDIDKLNHINQEQMKRMAPEKLLEVIRPFWIQMGLPVDKFGDGYLAASLKTMGGRGQTTIQVAEYSDYFLDFAKVQERYDGNDIKEELHPKLKKIYGELLAAWGDGTPEHLHEQAQTIFAANESSMKESATPMRWALTGRKVSPGVFEVASQLGKEETKKRLAFYGLV
- a CDS encoding DNA polymerase, which encodes MKKQMLLIDGHGLAYRGFYALPENLAATDGTPTNAILGFMNMLMKALEEWPSEGLGIFFDAKGPTKRHELFENYKEGRKPMPDSFKVQLPLIVELCAGMGLPVFMREGVEADDCIVSTAVAGARDGWGVKILSADKDLFQAINGDIAVIRPSRGVTDFNLCDEESFREKYGFEPMLMADYLALVGDAVDNIPGVPGIGDKTAKELVGKFGALEGIYENLDSVAKARRGRLEEHRELAFRSRELIVPQPTAPVPFAELAVGDPRMEELLPLCRRLGLKKLLERFADGTEPAAGEEAQSVMTREIKAVDVSLDELLASDDLAIAPAVILLGGFALADREGRTANLDLSSAEDVEKFRGWSEHGTLTLYGCRTLMSLSPELPLPPFERIRDLEIANYLLHPDRGGLKGIARAIGGDLPEDRELALRLFDLYEFFEPDIKRYGLDKVMLEIDLPLSRTLAKMYRTGIHADAEMLAAVEDELSHNIAAAEADIENYVGERINLSSPKQVSQLLFERLMLPPIKKNHRGYSTDAYVLEELSKLPEPLCVVPQKIINYREESKVQTGFVQPFLKLSREGDGLIHSTFDHLATGTGRLASKDPNVQNMPVFGDWADRFRACFTPRDGESVFVAADYSQIELRVLADLTGEEKLIQAFHDGHDVHLETASWVFGLPSGDITPEQRRFAKVVNFGLIYGMSAFGLAQRLGIPRNVAAQMVDKYFSVLPKVQKYMSDSVSEAKERGYTMSHFGRIRPLSEVATIDGRGNNPINRVAVNTPLQSTAADIAKVALFRFDEVLEREFPTAKTVLQIHDSIICECRRDEAEAVEKLLVKTMEAVDILKVPLKAEPKRGLSLKEV